In Leishmania donovani BPK282A1 complete genome, chromosome 18, a genomic segment contains:
- a CDS encoding DNA-directed RNA polymerases II, putative: MPAIGQEKLEFHKCFRILQTSAEMMSDRKYKVAQHVVPSSLGEFIERYVEEVEVTEDGGAAVGGGPNDAPPRRKQVIRRDKMTLACEREVGEGNTLKAVVYFCPPNHLSSEVVKKIAEDALNEGYQRVVFVTPSKPNPIVRKTMDTYNRSEQDLRFELFEEDELSVNITHHELVPKHSPLSEEELTDVLQAHALELNQLPRILSTDPVARYYGLKRGQVVRIERKSMSAGLYVTYRQVV; encoded by the coding sequence ATGCCAGCCATCGGACAAGAGAAGCTGGAGTTCCACAAGTGCTTCCGCATTCTGCAGACGTCAGCGGAGATGATGTCGGATCGGAAGTACAAGGTGGCACAGCATGTGGTTCCTAGCTCCCTCGGCGAGTTCATTGAGCGTTAcgtcgaggaggtggaggtgacggaggacggcggcgcggcggtcgGCGGTGGCCCTAACGATGCCCCGCCCCGTCGCAAGCAGGTGATTCGGCGGGACAAGATGACCCTGGCATGTGAGCGTGAGGTGGGCGAGGGCAACACGCTCAAGGCGGTCGTATACTTCTGCCCACCAAACCACCTCTCGTCGGAGGTGGTAAAGAAGATCGCCGAGGATGCGCTTAATGAAGGCTATCAGCGGGTCGTGTTCGTCACACCATCGAAGCCGAACCCGATCGTGCGCAAAACGATGGACACGTACAACCGTAGTGAGCAGGACCTGCGCTTCGAGCTGTTCGAGGAGGATGAGCTCTCTGTGAACATCACCCATCACGAGCTAGTGCCGAAGCACTCGCCGCTGTCGGAAGAGGAGCTCACAGACGTGCTGCAAGCTCATGCACTGGAGCTGAATCAGCTTCCTCGCATCCTGTCCACCGACCCTGTAGCTCGCTACTACGGACTGAAGCGTGGCCAGGTAGTCCGCATTGAGCGTAAGAGCATGTCAGCGGGCCTCTACGTGACCTACCGGCAAGTCGTGTGA
- a CDS encoding DNA-directed RNA polymerase II, putative, protein MSSIEELKVVRLFRALNTIIQLCHDRGYVIRHPSAIAEAVQNPELYDDEEGLDHDWFLRHFVISPGRAARSPRAKQSGDGGSRSGPGRAAKNEEDGGGADKPGEYDVAVDEDEVLRRAANGEWVCMRNAMRLTCSVDPRRATLASSVVTGAPTNKAPSSAPVVKAEPKDDGGGVPYAVAAAAVDAKSKEKAAKNALMVFFSGSPKLSIKEVHSFREKALKKMASSMIIVTNKIDPGVRMDVQELSGRMDEATGAELLSIQVFEEEALAFNVVRHETVPRHVALTPAEAEAFLAERKLNVAQLPRMQESDPLVQYLGLQRGSIVHITREGKQSGPYSMYRHVI, encoded by the coding sequence ATGTCGTCCATTGAAGAGCTCAAGGTGGTGCGGTTGTTTCGCGCACTCAACACGATCATCCAACTCTGCCACGACCGCGGCTACGTCATTCGACACCCGTCGGCGatcgccgaggcggtgcagaaCCCCGAGCTctacgacgacgaagaggggCTCGACCATGACTGGTTCTTGCGGCACTTCGTCATCTCGCCGggccgcgcggcgcgcagcccACGCGCGAAGCAaagcggcgatggcggcagcagaagcggccCCGGGCGTGCAGCGAAGAACGAGgaagatggcggcggcgccgacaagCCGGGCGAGTATGATGTGGCAGTGGACGAAGATGAGGTGCTTCGTCGTGCAGCCAACGGAGAgtgggtgtgcatgcgcaaCGCCATGCGGCTGACGTGCTCCGTGGACCCACGCCGCGCAACACTGGCGTCGAGCGTCGTCACGGGGGCACCAACGAACAAGGCGCCCTCCTCTGCGCCTGTCGTGAAGGCGGAGCCGAAggatgacggcggcggcgtgccctacgctgtggcagcggctgcggtggacGCGAAGtcgaaggagaaggcggccaAGAACGCCCTCATGGTCTTCTTCTCGGGTTCACCGAAGCTGAGCATAAAGGAGGTGCATTCGTTCCGCGAAAAGGCGCTCAAGAAGATGGCGTCATCGATGATCATCGTGACGAACAAGATCGACCCCGGTGTGCGCATGGATGTGCAGGAGCTCAGTGGTCGAATGGATGAGGCCACAGGAGCGGAGCTGCTCTCCATCCAAGtcttcgaggaggaggcgctggcatTCAACGTCGTGCGCCACGAAACGGTACCGCGCCACGTCGCCCTCACGCCCGCTGAGGCCGAGGCGTTCCTGGCGGAGCGGAAGCTAAACGTTGCCCAGCTACCCCGCATGCAAGAGAGTGACCCTCTGGTCCAGTACCTTggcctgcagcgcggcagcatcgTCCACATCACACGCGAAGGCAAGCAGAGCGGCCCGTACAGCATGTACCGGCACGTGATTTGA
- a CDS encoding ethanolamine phosphotransferase, putative yields the protein MQSWISPAAPPGTPSLSAEPSIMAEYLFFPFYDYVVQFYPQSWVPNKVTLVGIFSTISASVLLLSSMPAGLQFQPGRMQLLPASLVEDVAMLRMPPLSLTEMTPILPFISPTLMLILCGSLNLLYCVADNTDGRLARRDKKTSVIGEYLDHGLDCVTSLLSTCCVFALLGSLCNMVTSVCLIAFVTVLSHTLHFEKNIFIWGNRIATVDEAMILFGVCMWLPLICPAVSTATVPGWILENVFGPDSSWTAYLRRLRMIELLYVFCSVAQTHTIFSMVRQCWSMLCRIHVIFSVLNSALLVLLMGVHSERIAAAAPVTSVPGYTLGPFTYPALWIITIACTSSTIIHIPIVARCARLPTTDPLPLAGVMLVWFAFVSCPVAGAVLAVVLHVVQLLLNVDFIQRHARGKGAE from the coding sequence ATGCAGAGCTGGATCTCccccgcggcgccgcccggGACGCCCAGCCTTTCAGCCGAGCCCAGCATCATGGCCGAGTAcctcttctttcccttttACGACTACGTCGTGCAGTTCTACCCACAGTCGTGGGTGCCCAACAAGGTCACCTTGGTTGGTATCTTCTCCACCATCTCCGCGTCCGTTCTGCTTCTCAGCTCCATGCCGGCGGGGTTGCAGTTCCAGCCTGGCAggatgcagctgctgcccgcCTCCCTCGTCGAGGACGTGGCGATGCTGCGAatgccaccgctgtcgctgacAGAGATGACGCCGATCCTGCCGTTCATATCGCCTACCCTCATGCTCATCCTGTGCGGGTCGCTAAATCTACTCTACTGCGTTGCCGACAACACGgacggccgcctcgctcgtCGCGACAAGAAGACCAGCGTCATTGGCGAGTATCTTGATCACGGGCTCGACTGTGTTACGTCACTCCTGTCGACGTGCTGCGTCTTCGCGCTGCTCGGGTCACTCTGCAACATGGTCACCTCTGTTTGCCTCATCGCCTTCGTCACGGTGCTCTCCCACACGCTGCACTTCGAGAAGAACATTTTTATATGGGGCAACCGAATCGCCACCGTCGATGAGGCGATGATCCTCTTcggtgtgtgcatgtggtTGCCGCTTATATGCCCAGCGgtgagcaccgccacggtgCCCGGGTGGATCCTCGAGAACGTATTTGGTCCGGACAGCAGTTGGACTGCCTAtctgcgccggctgcgcatGATCGAGCTCCTCTACGTCTTCTGCAGCGTGGCGCAGACGCATACGATCTTCAGCATGGTGAGGCAATGCTGGAGCATGCTGTGCCGCATCCACGTCATCTTCAGCGTGTTGAACAGTGCtctgcttgtgctgctgatggggGTGCACAGCGAGCgcattgccgccgccgcgcccgtCACGTCGGTGCCTGGGTACACACTGGGGCCCTTCACGTACCCTGCTCTGTGGATCATTACAATCGCCTGTACCTCGAGCACAATCATCCACATCCCCATCGTGGCACGCTGCGCTCGCCTGCCTACCACGGACCCGCTGCCTCTGGCGGGTGTGATGTTGGTGTGGTTCGCCTTTGTTTCCTGTCCAGTTGCTGGTGCCGTTCTCGCTGTGGTCCTCCACGTTGTGCAGCTGTTGCTGAACGTGGATTTCATccagcggcacgcgcgtgGAAAAGGTGCGGAGTAA